AATTCACATTACTGGTTAAATAAAAAGCGCCAATTTTGGCGCTTTTTTTATTTGTATCTAATTATTGCTTATAACTAGATAGAAAGTTACCAAAGCGGTTAATGGCATCTTCAAGATCACCGGTATGTGGCAGTGCAACAATTCTTACATGATCGGGTTTGTGCCAATTAAAGCCGCTGCCTTGCACTAACAATACTTTTTCTTGTAATAAAAAGTCTAATACTAACTTTTGGTCATTGTGAATATTAAACTTTTGTTGATCCAGCTTTGGAAACAGGTATAAAGCACCTTGTGGTCTGGTGCATGAAACGCCCGGAATCTCATTTAACAACCGCCAAGCTAACATACATTGATCATATAAACGGCCACCGGGCACAATAAATTCATTTATGCTTTGATATCCGCCTAATGCACCTTGAATAGCATGTTGTAATGGCACATTAGCGCATAAACGCATCGAGGCGAGCATATTTAACCCTTCAATATAGCCTTTTACATGCTGTTTAGGCCCACAAAGCGCCATCCAACCTTGTCTAAAGCCAGCGACACGATAAGTTTTTGATAAGCCGCTCATGGTAACAACAAATAGGTCAGGAGCAAGGGCGGCAATCGAATGATGAACGGCATCATCGTATAAAATCTTATCGTAAATCTCGTCGGCAAAAATAAGCAAATTATGTTGGCGAGCAATTTCGGCAATTTCAAGTAACACTTCTTTGCTATACACGGCGCCAGTT
This Gilliamella sp. ESL0443 DNA region includes the following protein-coding sequences:
- a CDS encoding pyridoxal phosphate-dependent aminotransferase, with protein sequence MINFQKSNKLDHVCYDIRGPILDHAKRLEEEGQTILKLNIGNPAPFGFAAPDELLVDVIRNLPSSQGYCDSKGLYSARKAIMQHYQARGITNLDVEDIYIGNGVSELIVQSMQALLNSGDEILVPMPDYPLWTAAVSLSGGNAVHYVCDEEANWSPDLEDIKRKITPKTKGIVIINPNNPTGAVYSKEVLLEIAEIARQHNLLIFADEIYDKILYDDAVHHSIAALAPDLFVVTMSGLSKTYRVAGFRQGWMALCGPKQHVKGYIEGLNMLASMRLCANVPLQHAIQGALGGYQSINEFIVPGGRLYDQCMLAWRLLNEIPGVSCTRPQGALYLFPKLDQQKFNIHNDQKLVLDFLLQEKVLLVQGSGFNWHKPDHVRIVALPHTGDLEDAINRFGNFLSSYKQ